GCAGCATCATTATTTTGTTTGCTCTGCAATAAGCAGTCATTTCTCCATATTGCTCCTTCAATGCCACCTCCACACCCAACCAAAAACCCACAAAATCCAGAAAGCATATTTACGGAACTTTTTATTTAGTTGACAAGAAAAACTACACATATTTACACATTTACTAgcaggaacaaaaaaaaaagaataaggaaAAGTGCACATTCTTATTCTTAaagggcggaggaggaggaagcagCCAAgcaggagaggaaaaaaagaaaaaaaaaatgaaaaaaaaggttaaaaagAGGAGgtaaaaatactaaaattaaaatccaCTTCCTACCGCAAACGAGCAAGCTGGATAAACCCCTTCTCCACCGCCCGCCCCTCCGAGATCAGAACCCGGACCACCATAAACCCCCGCCGAATCAACAGTGTTGAAGAACGGATCCACACCGAACAACCCTACCCCCTCCCCGTCGAGGTCCACCGGAAACGGCTGAAACCCCCCGTCCATCCCCACCTCCACCTCCGCCGGCCCGTTCGCCTCCATCCGAAGCCTGGCCCTCTTTTCCCCTCCCTCGCTCGCCCCCATCAAACGGTGGAGCACGTCCGGGTCCCCCGCCACCTTCACCAAGAACGCCAGCATCTGCCGCGGGCGCCGCTCCGTCTCCTGCACCCGCCGCCACATCCGCTGCACCTTCTCCTCGATCTTCTTCTGCTCCTCCTTCAGCCTCACCACCTCCATCGccaccctctcctcctcctcctccgcctcctccttccttacccttcctcctcctcctcctcctcctccgccgccccccTTCGAGTTGCCACAGTTTCGTCGGACGATCCGCCGGAGGAGATTCGTCTGCCCCCTTAGGAACGACGCGTGGGCGAACTCCCACCGATCCGGATCCACCTTCCGAAACCCCTGTAATCAAGATCGAAAATTTAAGCGATACGGCTCTGAAAGGTACGGTGGCGATAGAAATCGGCGAAAGGAATTGGAATTGGAGGGATGCGATCGCCGTTACGTAGGTGTTGAGCTGGCGGACGAAGCTGGAGAAGTTGCTGTGCTTGAAGTGAGCGGGGAGAAGGGTCTGGCAGAAGACGAGAGGGTCGACCACCACGAAGCTGTTGTTCTCCTTCCCCCACGAGATCGCGGGGTCCGTCGCCGGATCGTTCACCATCCCATACGTCTTCAACACGAAGGGGGCGGCCACAAGGCCGCTTCCGTTACCGCTGCCGTCTTCCATGTCCAAATAAGGAAAATGGCGGCAATGCGAACTCACGGTCGCAACGCCAACGATGGTAAGGTTCGACGAGGTGGTTTCCTTTTCTAGCAGTCGGGTAGCGGggtacaaaaacaaaaaagcaaGAGGACAGGTGCCAAGGATGCGTGGACGCGTGTGGCCTCTCTGGACCGTTGGTAAAATAAATCAAAacgtaacattttttttttcgcttCTCCCTGTCCACTTTTTTTAACTCATATGGACACTTCATCGAACAGCACCGAAGGTTTGTAGAGATTAACCAGTTTGTTTAAATCCATATGCTTTGGGTTCGGTGGCTAAGTTCCAGGGTTCACATCAATGCCGTGAGTGTCAGAGGCGAGGTGGTGGAACCTGATTGCAACACGTACGTTATGGGTCAGAAGACGAAATGAAACCCCCCACCGTTCTGACCTCTGAGGCCCAGGCTGGGTCTAGCCTTGCACCCCAAACGGAGTACGCCGTGCGCAACTGTTCAGCTGTCTACAGTTGGACTTTAAAGCTCGGGCTGATTACTGGAGTCTTGGATGTATCGAGGTGGGAGCGTTTTGTTCCGCGTGGCAGCGCAGCTAAACCCGGGGATTCTGGTCGCTCGCTTCATGCGTCATGGATGTCGCCGTCGGTGGTCGATTCAGCGATTTGGTTGTTTCGGCGACGGAACCGGCACCAGTCGGTTAAATGAGAGCTCGGATTCGGTCGGGCTTGCGAGGCACGTGGGGCTGTGAGGTTTGCGGACCCTGCTAGACCAACTGGATGACCGCCATTTGGAACGAGCGAAACGAGAATCGGTGAAACAAAGGTTTGGGTCGGATGATATCCGTTGAAGTCCGTTTCTGGggaataaaaatttaaacatcCAGATCATCTATTTTTTCGACCTATATCTAAatctgatgcgggatttgcacctcgtcaccagcagagcccacacaccagccgaacagcagaagagagagtgtcccccagaaggtattgtccgcctTGGGTCCGATtcgggggtcgagcgtacccggagccctcctcacggcgcctcacggttttgccccacaaaaggcgcctccttaggggaagggtgattgagccccccattatatggcacagaccttcccgctacacggccgatgtgggactaaattcggggaaccccccgtaacacagcccccccagcggggagGTCCTGTGCCCAGGTCAGCTCCTTGCTGGATAGGCGGAGGGCcgagtcccttcctctagcgccaactgttgctggaaattggacccgggggcgaccgcgagccgagaggggaggagctccgctgctggaacAGTAGGTGGCGGCGtgtcggctggtggcgtcctcctggagaatcctgcaaggaagccggtggccgggatctccggcgccggccctccgaagcttaagtcagagggggctagtatatgagtggagtaaaagaggagaatgtttgttcCTGTGTGTCTccctccttttttctttccccccaggttcccttttatagaaggatattatGTTACTTGAGAGGTGACAGGGTAAATTGTCTTtttcgtgataattgggcacgatcatgctcattaatggcgttgtggagaataagaccggatcagaccggagtcagcgaactgtcatggttgatcggacctgttggagtggttgaaccgccggccgtggtgggcctggggttcgtagatggcaagtgcattgattgctgagtgaaccggtgattagggagagccatacgctttgatggccagcgatccggagatcatcttgagctgttttcatttaatggttgagtgcatcggaggcccgCAGGGGTCACATGCATTAATGATAAGGCGTGCCGAAGGCCTGCGGAGGTCACGTGCCTTAATGGCTTGAGGACGGTAACAGAGTACGGTGGAGTCGGATATCTAGTTGTTAGATCCTCTAGAGGATTAGGCGGGGGTTGGATATTTGGtaaaggcatgggctcggcacgggtgccgagccgagccagtTGCTCAGCGGGGTGTCTCCAGTTTGAGCGCTCCTTGGTcgggcgcctttctggtcggcgctccttcGTCGGGCGCCTTTAAGCTGGcatgacttgggttttccccccAACATATTCCatcttattttataaatttatttaattttatataatatttataatttttttaactaatatactattaatttaatttatcatcTATATACTAATATTTTAGATTATGTatctgttgggggaataaggtttttcccccaaatgacacgaatgccccaaagaagccgcacaatcgtcgaccctggaaggccgaagtcggcacccgaactcggaatctccgacctaagagaaaccccaatgcccgagacctacttttgtcagccacctactacggctatacgtctccgaggtccggccagagaccgtactatgacgcccctccggcatttatggcgcatgaccgctgtgatcctccggcacactccacaataaatatggatctccagcttactccacaataaatatggatctccggcttactccacaatgaatgcggatctccggcttactccacaataaatgcggatctccggcttactccacaataaatgtggatctccggctcactcaacaattaatgcacgtgactcctgtcatctacggactcccagctctccacggcaaataagcccagcagggtctagtcaactgtgataagtctctgatctcggccatacctccgacactgatgcaataaattcgcctggtagcgtgctagttcgggttgtacaacgccctcatcgccgacatcagtgcaattattcgcctgaccaagcgccgacctgaacgacatgccgagccgtactacggcttcgccccgttacatcgcaggtaaaccgacccccggtctataaaagggggttggaaaatcgatactggggacgggcactgtttacctctactctacacgatttgccccctccctgacttgagcgtcggagggccggcgccggaagacccggccaccggctcgtgtgcaggcacccagacggaggacgccgcccactgtcggatcgtcgcccagccgcgggaatcagccgctccttctcgccgatcgccccagacggaggacgccgcccgtcgacggaccaccgccccgccgtgagtaaccacctcccgctccctctcctcgaccgaagattgcccccgggtccaatttccagcaacagttggcgctagaggaagggaccgagtagcagtcatgaagttgagaagtaagggagcctctaacgtctcccggcgtcccccgcaaagtcctggacactccgtccagaattccccAACTCCAGCTGACCCAGGTCCTCAGGTCCAGctggaacagttcaatgccctggtacagcaagtccaggccctggccgccgccgtgcaGGGCCTACGGCGCGTGGAAGCTTCATCGgcgcttcccccgcaggcccaggccccgccggagtgtctccccaacggcccggttctccccagtcaaaatctgcatggctcctccagagccaacaacggagaACGGGCTACTCCCCGTAGGGAGTTACCGAGAGAAGGTTTCGatcggagaccccaactttccgaggcggagtcagccccggaccgccaagggccggcgcaaaccacaacgacaatcccacgggtgggggagctcgaccgaaaagttgagcatctggagcgccagattgcggcactccacggcaagaaggcaagacaggaaggggactttgagttcactgccaagtcccccttctcccgccagatcgaggacgagccggttcccgtgagattcaaaatgcctcaggtggagccctacagcggaatcaccgaccccctcgaccacttggagagttatcgggccctcatggccctacaagggtcctcggaggccatactctgcaaagcctttccagcgaccctccgaaggaccgctcggctttggttttctggactgaagccgaacacggtgtcctcctttgagcagctcggcaggcagttcgccaccaactttgctgccagccggcgccagcgacggacatcagactccctcctggacatcaagcagaaggagggggagtccctcaaagagtacctggaccgctttaccgccgccacatgggaggtccgcgagctagaccagtcgatagccatgtcggctctgaaaactggggttcgctcctaccgattcctcttctccatcgagaagagcttcccggccgacttcaccgaaatgctggcccgagcccggaagtatgccaagaccgaggaggcagtcgcctccaggcggggagcaatcgagcccgcctctaagaagcagaagaagcgccgcgaggagcgcggccgacaaaggagccggtctccccgcagagagaaaaatctccccagactgaggagtccgccccgtcagcaggggcgacctcagcagaggacacctcctcgtccgaggtctccaccacggccccggacgtaccaggcgaggtacgagaactatacacccgtcaatgctccccgggccgagatcctgatggaaattgagggtcgggacttcttccgacccccgcctcctatgcgagacacgggatttccccgaaataccaggaagtattgccgcttccaccgagaccgtgggcacgacacggaggactgcttccaactccgggacgagatagaagcgctcatccgacggggagtactcaaccggttcgtgaggaatcgacctgaggaaagaaggccggcggagaatgtcgcaccaaccgaaaatccaggcgacaacaggcccatcgccggcaccatcaacatgatcgggcgggcctcggcaggaacggccgcccagggaacacccccgaagcgcccacgtactgatgaagtcatctcgttctcggacgaggacttagaaggggtcgagacccctcacgatgacgctgtggtcatctccatgattgtaaataggtttgatgtaaagcgtgtcctagttgacaatggaagttcagccaacattttgtactaccatgcctaccaaaaaatggggttgacaggaggacatctccggagaatcaatgccccgctagtcgggtttaccggagatgcggtctcggttgaaggtgaggctagcttccttgtcacagttggcctcgccccccgggagagcactgtgaggatggacttcttggtggtccgtctgccctcggtctacaacgccatccttgggcgcccagggttaaacacccttcgagccgtggtttcaactcgccatttactcatgcggttccccaccggccaaggagtaggcgaggtccgcggagaccaactggtcaccaagcaatgctacatggcggcccacacagtgaaacaaccagctgaggcgccagaccgcccgacgcgcccctcactccccatagaaaccctcgatgcgagggacaccccctggaagaagcaagtagagcccggtgagctccttattcaaatcccactacgagaaaatttttccaagctaaccgtgcaggtcggctccggcctcggcgcccatgagagggatcgcctcgtcagcttcctgcgggataatgccgacgtcttcgcctggtcgcccgcggacgtgccaggaattgaccctgaggtcatggtccaccgacttcaggtgaaaccaaccagcaggcctgtaaagcagaagaaaagaggctccgcccccgagcgacaacgagctgcggccgaggaggtggacaaactccttggagccggcttcatccgggaggtctcctacccggactggctcgccaacatagtcctcgtaaagaaggctaacggaaaatggcgtatgtgtgtggactacaccgacctgaacaaggcctgcccaaaagacagtttccccctcccgagcatcgaccagctcgtcgactccacctcaggacaccaactgctaacttttatggacgccttttcaggatacaatcaaatccgaatggcgccagaagacgaggagaagacggccttcatcaccgacaagggcacctactgctataaggtgatgccctttggcctgaaaaacgctggggccacctatcagaggctggtcagccagatttttaaagaccagatcggccggaacatggaagtctacgtggacgacatgttggtgaagagccgagcggcggaacaccacatagccgatctcgacgagacgttcgccaagctcagaaaatatcaaatgaaactcaatccggcgaagtgcgcgttcggggtcacctcgggcaagttcctgggtttcatagtgacccagcgcggaattgaggccaacccggagaaaatccgggcactgcaagagatgtcgcctccaaagacagttaaggaggtgcagcggctcgcggggcgggtagccgccctgggaaggttcgtctctcggtcagccgagcgttgcctccccttcttcaagagcctcaaacggccgaaagacttccggtggacagaagaatgccagcaggcctttgaagatcttcggagccttctggcttctccccgctgctcaccaagccccggaaaggcgaggtcctttacttatatctggccgcctccccagccgcagtgagctcagttctcgtccgggaagaggacaagctccaaaagccggtctattacaccagccgggttctcagggatgccgagacccgatattctaaacttgagaagaccatcttagctctcatcatctcggctcggagactcgggccttacttccaagcccacacgatagctatattgaccgaccagcccataaagcaaatattgcagaggtcggatcgtgcggggaggatcgccaaatgggcggtcgagctcggagaattcgacctcgaatatcggcccaggccggctatcaaagctcagatactcgccgacttcatcgtggagtgcacccttccggacgaccccgaccTGCCATCTGGACCCGCGGAggaggccccgaggcagccatgggtcctgcactcggacgggtcttcgacctcggggggtagcggggccggacttatcctcactagtccagacggagtggtggctgagcaagccctgcgcctcgagttcccggcctcgaacaatgaggccgagtatgaggccctcatcgccgggctcaaactggcgaaagaactaaacgTGGGAGACTTGACGgcattcagcgactcccagctggtggtgaaccaggtccaaggagattttgaagctaaagagccatccatgcaaaagtatctccaaaaggtgcgggaactcatatctgccctgaattctttcaacattcagtacattcccagaacggaaaacctcaggacagaccagctatccaagcTGGCaagctcccgcatgagcgagcttcctaagggaaccgcgctcgagtatcttcagacccccagcacggagggacccgagcctaccatgtgcatcggctccgagccaagctggatcgacgggctcgtctgctaccttcaggacggaaccctacctcatgacgagatggaggctcgccgaatcaagcgccaggcccccCGGTATGTCCTATACGAGAACAGGCTCTAtcgacgatcatttacttccccccttctcagatgcctccgcccctccgaggcggactatgctctccgagaggtccatgaagggatctgcggaaatcacctggggggccgggccttggcccataagatcctgcggcagggatattactggcccacactccaaaaagacgcaacagatttcgtccgcaagtgcgatcggtgccagtgaaacgccaatatccagcgccgaccttcagctctgctgacctccatcatcgccccctggccgtttgcccaatgggggatcgacatcctggggccctttcccctcgccaccggacagagaaagttcctggtcgtctccatcgactatttcaccaaatgggtcgaggccgaacctgtcgcccggatcaccgagcaaaagatgcgggatttcgtgtgaaagtctataatctgccgattcggactaccccgtatccttatatctgataatggtcgacaatttgacaatattcatttcagggagttttgctctgaactcggcattgatcatcgcttcacctcggttgcccatccccagacaaacggggaaaccgaggtaactaaccgaactattttgcagggacttaaagctaggcttgatcggtccaaaggacagtgggtcgaggacttgtacaatgtcctttgggcgtaccggaccacgttccgactacccacgggagagacccccttcaacctagcatacggcactgaggccgtcatcccgctggagatcggcctgccttctcccagaatggagcattacgaccccgacaccaactcttcccagctaaggagcaacttggaccttgtcgaagaaacgagagagatcgcccgggttcgcatggcgagataccaacagcgaacggcccaatactacaactccagagtcaagcccaagctcttcaaagtaggggacctcgtcctcaggagagccgaggcttctcaaccgaccgagcaaggaaagctcgccccaaattgggaagggccgtatcaaatcgcccgggtacaacgaccaggggcgtacaaattgaagtccctggaggggactctgatcccacgaagctggaactccgagaatctacggatgtattaccaatgaaaccctaaggggttcaaaacaatcaggacaatggactcagctcctttttctgcaaatatttctctcaccttgataactgtaatcctcttttaatattgggtcgtctgtgatcctcagattccccggccaaaatcgggatgcctcgaggctcgaccgtagagtcccaaactccctcgacctcgggaagaatcgcaaGAACGATGAGACGTGGAATGGAGCAGGATTCCTCGACTTAggccgagatgccccgagtgtcgacagtgcgtgcccagacccctcgacacttcgggaagacggggtagtaccttcgcggccccccgtggcgctcatcaccaacaacggggtagtaccttcgcggccccccgtagcgccccctcgactaaggtcgggatgccccgagggtcgaccgtagagaaccagactccctcgacctcgggaaggcgccgtgaggggtggaaagggtggctccacctggggcgccacgaagtggacccccaggagcggtcgacgatccccgatccccgaagcgagcgatccctcgactaaggtcgagatgccccgagtgtcgacagtgcgtacccagacccctcgacacttcgggaagacggggtagtaccttcgcggccccccgtggcgctcatcaccaacaacggggtagtaccttcgcggccccccgtagcgccccctcgactaaggtcgggatgccccgagggtcgaccgtagagaaccagactccctcgacctcgggaaggcgccgtgaggggtggaaagggtggctccac
This is a stretch of genomic DNA from Phoenix dactylifera cultivar Barhee BC4 chromosome 9, palm_55x_up_171113_PBpolish2nd_filt_p, whole genome shotgun sequence. It encodes these proteins:
- the LOC103710255 gene encoding heat stress transcription factor C-2b-like translates to MEDGSGNGSGLVAAPFVLKTYGMVNDPATDPAISWGKENNSFVVVDPLVFCQTLLPAHFKHSNFSSFVRQLNTYGFRKVDPDRWEFAHASFLRGQTNLLRRIVRRNCGNSKGGGGGGGGGGGRVRKEEAEEEEERVAMEVVRLKEEQKKIEEKVQRMWRRVQETERRPRQMLAFLVKVAGDPDVLHRLMGASEGGEKRARLRMEANGPAEVEVGMDGGFQPFPVDLDGEGVGLFGVDPFFNTVDSAGVYGGPGSDLGGAGGGEGVYPACSFAVGSGF